A single region of the Malaclemys terrapin pileata isolate rMalTer1 chromosome 2, rMalTer1.hap1, whole genome shotgun sequence genome encodes:
- the LOC128832013 gene encoding kazal-type serine protease inhibitor domain-containing protein 1-like, whose protein sequence is MGQRRYSALFLAGKKRLPEIVCRMLLLLVMGLAWSFHGASCLPHPTGLRWAEEGAEGQCQCVPQLCPRATACPAGLVRDHCGCCLECGNAEGQPCDLDGSGTFYGRCGEHLECQLDIQELGYGEIPKPQCVCRSQGAVCDSDHITYQNICKFQEAVREREKWNLSIISDGPCQAVPQIKHHPQDQVNVSGHDVIFMCEVFAYPMALVEWRKDEEEFALPGDDPHISIQSRGGPLKYELSSWLQIEGVRKADGGTYFCIAHNKLGNATAKATLLVASAEAAPPSLFSSPVNPGEEAPTASEEEEDYSDYY, encoded by the exons ATGGGTCAGAGGAGATATAGTGCCCTGTTCCTTGCAGGGAAGAAGAGACTCCCAGAGATAGTCTGCAGGATGTTGCTACTGCTGGTAATGGGTCTGGCTTGGTCCTTCcatggagcctcctgcttgccgCATCCCACCggactcagatgggcagaagaggGTGCAGAAGGGCAGTGCCAGTGTGTGCCACAGCTGTGCCCTAGAGCCACAGCCTGCCCAGCAGGCTTGGTGCGTGACCACTGCGGCTGCTGCCTGGAATGCGGGAATGCCGAGGGGCAGCCCTGCGACCTGGATGGCAGTGGCACCTTCTATGGGAGGTGCGGAGAGCACCTGGAGTGCCAGCTGGACATCCAGGAGCTAGGCTATGGGGAGATCCCCAAGCCGCAATGTGTGTGCAGGTCCCAGGGGGCCGTGTGTGACTCTGATCACATCACCTACCAGAACATCTGCAAGTTCCAGGAGGCCGTGCgtgagagagagaagtggaaCCTCAGCATCATCAGTGATGGGCCCTGCCAAGCAG TTCCCCAGATCAAGCACCATCCCCAAGACCAGGTAAACGTGTCGGGCCATGATGTGATCTTCATGTGTGAGGTCTTTGCCTACCCCATGGCCCTCGTGGAATGGAGGAAGGATGAAGAAGAATTTGCTCTACCTGGAGATGATCCTCACATCTCCATCCAG TCCAGGGGTGGCCCTTTGAAATACGAGCTGTCCAGCTGGCTGCAGATTGAAGGGGTGAGGAAGGCGGATGGAGGCACCTACttctgcattgcacacaacaaGCTGGGCAATGCCACTGCCAAAGCTACTCTTCTTGTCGCCAGTGCAG AagctgctcccccttccctgttTAGCTCCCCAGTGAACCCAGGAGAAGAGGCTCCCACAGCcagcgaggaagaggaggattacTCTGATTATTACTAA